In Octopus bimaculoides isolate UCB-OBI-ISO-001 chromosome 14, ASM119413v2, whole genome shotgun sequence, the following are encoded in one genomic region:
- the LOC106884026 gene encoding zinc finger protein 271: protein MDGSVSDRTSHGSLHSKQYSPRHSIATHRINQRNQTPIYCDIYGRDLSQRLDTPRLTYITENPIHCDMFGKEFPQKHCLETPRMAYITDSVFHSDLFPKDFLPRHTLPPQRISHIAEKQIHSNDTSVSGKHFSQRPSMQQGQHVQSDGGSKQYVQNLVAHPSHRMSHSISEKHFSQNSQSNLPDKQIHNSTSSQHFHNEENRGMSRSSHGIGKHMQHNSNSSNAANTDGNHKSNSRNSSHEQPSSCSSPSNNIAEKSMHNNVPGKHFPLDSGLQTPRLTPVNETVLLNDMYGSPSSQPCYVPPPQPPAQSSSISEDIMTNNSSTKQTSPHCHQKPQQTTSEANISLAMSSSSKSFYSDATIDQKHQHEANNINMNTKPRQLFCGYCGKEFVQEYLMQIHRRIHTGEKPFQCDICSKSFGRRDTLRIHKRTHTGEKQFHCDICLKKFAQKDYLQIHKRLHTGERPYHCEICQKQFSRKDTLKIHQKTHFKQHDDVKGQQKPKFQQQQTIYYQQQDNKVPYQSRCQMESSQQHKPKYQCDICLQSFAQKDYLKIHKRSHTGEKPYQCDFCIQKFARRDTLQIHRRTHTGETSFRCDVCGMQFAKRQKLESHKQTHSNNPHSSRKQKHSCDICWKKFAQRDYLQIHRRVHTGERPFVCEFCSKPFARKSTLQIHRKIHTGEKKFHCDVCLQQFSQKDKLQIHYRTHTGEKPFQCDFCIQKFSRRETLQIHRRTQHTFEKPYNCSLCGMSFIKRDKLLSHQRCHHPQTKVKIKRFVCDICSKSFARRDTLKIHRARHSGEKPYQCEVCLKQFAQKDYLVIHKRIHTGEKPFHCDLCPKQFSRKDTLVIHRRSHTGNKPFKCEICSAQFSQKAAMQIHRQTHVGFKPFSHNQSPKHFPQQNTLQVHQQNQSLICPYQCNICFKQFMQKDYLVVHQRIHTGERPFECEFCGQRFARKNTLAVHRRSHTGEKPYHCEICLKQFSQRDYLRIHARIHTGEKPYHCEICPKQFSRRDALQRHKRTHNIKVPSLPSQPIQIIHSNSEHISSHICSSNNSNNNSNNISSSCNENCGGNVQTLQKSNETSTEAVNPGSLVNRSQDNKSNIAPVTASTSDEYPPVSKYMCL, encoded by the coding sequence ATGGATGGATCCGTTAGTGACAGAACCAGTCATGGAAGTCTTCATAGTAAACAATATTCACCTAGACATAGCATTGCAACTCACAGAATAAACCAGCGCAATCAAACACCAATTTACTGTGACATTTATGGGAGAGATCTCTCTCAACGATTAGATACACCAAGACTAACCTATATAACAGAAAACCCTATCCACTGTGATATGTTTGGTAAGGAATTCCCTCAGAAGCATTGCTTGGAAACACCTAGAATGGCATACATAACTGATTCAGTGTTTCACTCAGATCTTTTTCCCAAGGATTTTCTACCACGACACACCTTACCTCCACAGAGAATATCCCATATTGCTGAAAAACAGATCCACAGCAATGATACATCTGTTTCTGGCAAACATTTTTCACAGAGGCCAAGCATGCAACAAGGGCAGCATGTTCaaagtgatggtggtagcaaACAGTATGTTCAGAACCTTGTGGCCCATCCATCACACAGAATGTCACATAGTATTTCTGAGAAACATTTTTCTCAGAACTCTCAAAGTAATTTGCCAGATAAACAAATCCATAACAGTACTAGCAGTCAGCACTTCCATAATGAAGAAAATAGAGGAATGTCAAGATCTAGTCATGGAATTGGTAAACACATGCAGCACAATTCAAATAGTAGTAATGCAGCTAACACTGATGGAAACCACAAAAGCAACAGTAGAAACAGTTCTCATGAACAACCAAGCTCTTGTTCATCTCCATCAAATAATATTGCTGAAAAATCTATGCATAATAACGTCCCGGGCAAACACTTTCCATTGGATTCAGGTCTTCAAACACCTCGACTAACTCCGGTCAATGAAACAGTTTTACTTAATGATATGTATGGCAGTCCATCTAGTCAACCATGTTATGtgcccccaccacaaccaccagcacaaTCATCATCTATATCAGAAGATATTATGACAAATAATTCATCTACAAAACAAACCAGCCCTCACTGTCACCAAAAACCTCAACAGACTACTTCAGAAGCCAACATATCATTGGCAATGTCTTCATCATCAAAGTCATTCTATTCGGACGCCACTATTGATCAAAAGCATCAACATGAAGCAAATAATATTAACATGAATACAAAACCTAGGCAACTATTCTGTGGTTACTGTGGAAAGGAGTTTGTTCAGGAATATTTAATGCAGATTCATCGAagaattcatactggagagaaaccatttcagtgtgatatttgttctaAAAGCTTTGGCCGTAGGGATACCTTGCGAATCCATAAGCGTACTCACACCGGGGAGAAACAATTTCACTGTGATATATGCTTAAAAAAATTTGCTCAGAAAGACTATCTACAGATACACAAAAGGTTACATACTGGAGAAAGACCataccattgtgaaatatgtCAAAAACAGTTCTCTAGAAAAGATACATTGAAAATTCATCAGAAAACCCATTTTAAACAGCATGACGATGTTAAAGGTCAACAAAAGcctaaatttcaacaacaacaaacaatatactACCAACAACAGGACAACAAAGTGCCCTATCAATCACGCTGTCAAATGGAATCATCACAACAGCATAAACCAAAATATCAATGTGATATATGCCTTCAGTCATTTGCTCAAAAAGATTACCTGAAAATTCACAAGCGTAGTCATACTGGGGAAAAGCCCTATCAGTGTGATTTTTGTATTCAGAAATTTGCTCGGCGAGATACACTTCAGATTCATCGAAGGACACATACTGGTGAAACCTCTTTCAGATGTGATGTGTGTGGAATGCAGTTTGCTAAGCGGCAGAAACTTGAAagtcataaacaaacacatagtAATAATCCACACAGTTCTAGAAAACAGAAACATAGCTGTGATATTTGCTGGAAGAAATTTGCACAACGGGACTATTTGCAGATACACAGACGTGTCCATACTGGTGAGAGACCATTTGTATGCGAGTTTTGTTCAAAACCATTTGCAAGAAAGAGTACATTACAAATCCACCGCAAGATACATACAGGTGAAAAAAAATTCCATTGTGATGTGTGTCTTCAGCAATTTTCTCAAAAGGATAAGCTTCAAATACATTACAGAacacatacaggtgagaaacctttTCAGTGTGACTTCTGCATTCAGAAATTTTCTCGCCGTGAGACACTTCAAATACACCGACGTACTCAGCATACCTTTGAAAAGCCATATAACTGTTCTCTCTGTGGGATGAGCTTCATAAAACGAGATAAGCTTCTTTCTCATCAAAGGTGTCATCATCCTCAAACTAAAgtaaaaatcaagagatttgTTTGTGACATTTGTTCAAAAAGCTTTGCTCGTAGAGATACTCTCAAAATTCATAGAGCACGTCAttcaggtgagaaaccataccagtGTGAGGTGTGTCTCAAGCAGTTTGCACAAAAGGACTATCTAgtcatacataaacgtatacatactggagaaaaaccattccactGTGATCTTTGTCCAAAACAGTTTTCTCGGAAAGACACTTTAGTAATACATAGACGTTCACACACTGGAAATAAGCCATTCAAATGTGAAATTTGTTCTGCCCAATTTTCACAGAAAGCTGCAATGCAGATACATAGGCAAACACATGTTGGTTTTAAGCCTTTCTCTCATAACCAAAGTCCAAAACATTTCCCacaacaaaatactttgcaaGTTCATCAACAGAATCAGTCTTTGATATGCCCTTATCAATGTAACATTTGCTTCAAGCAGTTCATGCAAAAGGACTACTTGGTTGTACAtcaacgtattcacacaggtgaaCGTCCATTTGAATGTGAATTTTGTGGGCAGAGATTTGCACGTAAAAATACACTAGCTGTACACAGGAGGtcacatactggagagaaaccttacCACTGTGAGATTTGTCTGAAACAGTTTTCCCAGAGAGACTATTTGCGCATTCATGCAAGaattcatactggggaaaaaccatatcactgcgaGATTTGCCCTAAGCAATTTTCCCGTAGAGATGCTTTGCAAAGACATAAACGCACTCATAATATAAAAGTACCATCTTTACCATCACAACCTATCCAAATTATTCATTCTAATTCTGAACATATTTCCTCTCACATTTGTTCCAGTAATAAttctaataacaacagcaacaacatcagcagcagctgtAATGAAAACTGTGGTGGTAATGTTCAGACATTGCAGAAAAGTAATGAAACTTCAACAGAAGCAGTAAACCCAGGATCATTAGTTAATCGATCACAAGACAATAAAAGTAATATTGCTCCAGTAACAGCATCCACAAGTGACGAATATCCTCCTgtcagtaaatatatgtgtttgtaa